The following proteins are encoded in a genomic region of Vibrio taketomensis:
- a CDS encoding SURF1 family protein has product MMNSSSKTNNNLKKKTIVSSFSEVSKQPLFWLALILTLVAISILVNLGFWQLSRADEKQHIENQLQLNQQHSRLSIDQVKFDIANEIIGLKVTAVLTPITGRYVLLDNQTYQGNVGYLALQLMQTPQGKNVLLERGFVKGTVSRDQLPLVDWLKETYQGDGRLYARSSNPLSHGLMLEETTPSRIQNLNLAELGEYWNEDIEPFVFQPLQANWRYLQPWQPIPLSSSKHMGYAVQWFAMALALAIVALVWLAKAIKTKESL; this is encoded by the coding sequence ATGATGAATAGCAGTAGTAAAACCAACAACAACTTGAAGAAGAAAACCATAGTATCGTCCTTTAGCGAAGTAAGTAAGCAACCACTTTTTTGGCTAGCTCTGATATTAACCTTGGTTGCTATTTCGATATTGGTCAACCTTGGATTCTGGCAATTAAGTCGAGCAGATGAAAAACAACACATTGAGAATCAGCTACAATTAAATCAACAACATAGTCGTTTATCGATTGATCAGGTCAAATTTGACATTGCAAATGAAATCATAGGCTTAAAAGTGACGGCCGTATTGACCCCAATTACAGGTCGTTACGTGTTGTTAGACAATCAAACCTATCAGGGCAACGTGGGCTATCTAGCACTACAACTTATGCAAACCCCGCAAGGCAAAAATGTCCTTTTGGAACGAGGGTTTGTCAAAGGTACAGTTTCACGAGACCAGTTACCTTTGGTGGATTGGCTAAAAGAGACCTACCAAGGAGATGGCCGGCTCTATGCTCGATCAAGTAATCCGCTTAGCCATGGATTGATGCTTGAAGAAACCACGCCAAGTCGTATTCAAAATCTGAATTTGGCTGAATTAGGTGAGTACTGGAATGAGGACATTGAGCCTTTTGTGTTTCAGCCATTGCAAGCGAATTGGCGCTATTTACAACCATGGCAGCCAATACCGCTAAGTTCGAGCAAGCATATGGGGTATGCCGTGCAATGGTTCGCAATGGCGTTAGCGCTGGCAATTGTCGCGCTGGTTTGGTTAGCAAAAGCCATCAAGACTAAGGAGAGTCTATGA
- a CDS encoding COX15/CtaA family protein, which yields MVLKRLLQLSLVLTFTVILLGAYTRLADAGLGCPDWPGCYGQIGVPNTDSELAQARELYPGLTVEADKAWLEMIHRYFAGSLGLLVFIITALALAQRKGGRILPVAISVVVIFQALLGMWTVTMMLMPVIVMGHLLGGFTLFCLLALLYWRVNARTLVVPQYNVGVTGRSLAFVAFVAVVGQIALGGWTSSNYAALMCTELPICQGDWKQYLDFPTAFQLIQPERYSYEFGTLDYGARMTIHVSHRIGAMFVTALLLTLVVYLVKRGSYQYRKQAFLLTVLLALQIALGISNVMFGLPLAVAVAHNLVAALLLVNILYVNHLLWRTSRLGQNVNTDLMGKEAYYE from the coding sequence ATGGTGCTTAAACGTCTACTGCAACTGAGCCTCGTTCTTACTTTTACCGTCATTTTGCTAGGTGCTTATACACGCTTGGCTGATGCTGGTTTAGGTTGCCCTGATTGGCCCGGATGTTACGGACAGATAGGAGTTCCCAATACGGATTCAGAGCTTGCTCAAGCGAGAGAATTGTACCCAGGATTAACGGTTGAAGCCGATAAAGCTTGGTTAGAAATGATCCACCGCTATTTCGCAGGCTCGCTTGGTTTACTGGTATTCATCATTACGGCGTTGGCATTAGCGCAGCGTAAAGGTGGACGAATTCTCCCCGTTGCGATCAGTGTAGTGGTGATATTCCAAGCGTTACTTGGAATGTGGACAGTCACAATGATGTTGATGCCAGTCATCGTAATGGGGCATTTATTGGGTGGCTTTACTTTGTTTTGTTTGCTGGCGTTACTTTACTGGCGGGTAAATGCGCGTACGCTGGTTGTTCCTCAATATAACGTGGGAGTCACAGGAAGAAGTTTGGCGTTTGTCGCGTTCGTCGCAGTCGTTGGGCAAATTGCACTGGGCGGTTGGACATCATCAAACTACGCCGCATTGATGTGTACTGAATTGCCAATTTGCCAAGGAGACTGGAAACAGTATCTTGATTTCCCGACTGCCTTTCAGTTGATTCAACCAGAGCGATACAGCTACGAGTTTGGTACGTTGGATTACGGGGCTCGCATGACGATTCATGTCTCACATCGAATAGGGGCAATGTTTGTTACGGCCTTATTGCTCACCCTAGTCGTCTATTTGGTGAAGCGTGGTTCATACCAATATCGTAAACAGGCATTTTTGCTTACGGTGTTGTTGGCACTGCAAATCGCACTAGGTATTAGTAATGTCATGTTTGGTTTGCCATTGGCCGTGGCCGTTGCACATAACTTGGTAGCGGCGTTATTACTGGTGAACATCCTTTATGTGAACCACCTACTTTGGCGAACCAGTCGCTTAGGTCAAAACGTTAATACCGATTTAATGGGCAAGGAGGCTTATTATGAGTAG
- the cyoE gene encoding heme o synthase — translation MSRALSISEVKSRSSWCHYLTLTKPKVVALMLLTALVGMCLAVPGALPLQQSILGLLGIGLMAGSAAAFNHLIDRRIDAIMFRTNKRPLPSQQITPIRVFTFAFSIGLIGFVMLYAGVNALTAWLTFASLLGYAVVYTMYLKRATPQNIVIAGIAGAMPPLLGWTAVTGALHGNAWLLVMIIFIWTPPHFWALAIHRKAEYAKADIPMLPVTHGEEYTKTSILLYTVLLAIICLLPALVGMAGMVYWVGSAFLSAGFIYWAWKLKFNPNEKTAIETFKFSIYHLMLLFLLLLGDHYLT, via the coding sequence ATGAGTAGAGCGTTAAGTATTTCAGAGGTTAAATCACGTTCGAGTTGGTGTCACTACTTGACGCTTACCAAACCTAAAGTGGTTGCTCTGATGCTGTTAACCGCGTTAGTGGGAATGTGCTTGGCCGTACCTGGAGCTTTACCGTTACAGCAATCGATATTAGGTCTACTAGGTATTGGTTTGATGGCAGGTTCAGCTGCAGCATTTAATCATCTCATTGATCGCCGCATCGATGCGATTATGTTTCGTACTAATAAGCGTCCTTTGCCATCGCAGCAGATCACACCGATCAGAGTGTTTACATTCGCTTTTTCCATTGGCCTTATCGGTTTTGTTATGCTTTATGCTGGCGTAAATGCATTGACAGCATGGCTAACGTTCGCAAGCTTACTTGGGTACGCAGTGGTTTATACCATGTATCTAAAGCGCGCCACGCCGCAAAACATAGTGATAGCGGGCATCGCCGGTGCAATGCCGCCGCTTCTTGGTTGGACTGCAGTAACAGGGGCGTTGCATGGCAATGCGTGGTTGCTGGTGATGATTATTTTCATTTGGACGCCACCTCATTTTTGGGCGTTAGCGATTCATCGTAAAGCGGAATATGCCAAGGCGGACATCCCGATGTTGCCCGTGACTCATGGTGAGGAATACACCAAAACATCCATTTTGCTTTACACCGTATTGCTGGCCATTATCTGTTTACTACCTGCATTGGTGGGGATGGCTGGTATGGTGTACTGGGTAGGTTCTGCGTTTTTAAGCGCGGGGTTTATCTATTGGGCATGGAAGCTCAAATTTAATCCCAATGAAAAAACCGCCATCGAGACTTTTAAGTTTTCAATCTATCACTTAATGTTGTTGTTCTTATTACTGTTGGGTGATCATTACCTTACTTAG
- a CDS encoding VanZ family protein, which yields MQTSHPVFNRRVLLVLLLVMVGACASLAKTLNIGADLVLNTELALGGDLVLHGLVAITLGYATYWATPKQYLFIPFYKFPPLLYLMLCLVVIDEVSQAFFPQRQFSVEDMVINVIGLLFGAFCCRCWFKFRQNSL from the coding sequence ATGCAAACTTCTCACCCTGTATTTAATCGCCGTGTATTGCTGGTTTTGTTACTGGTTATGGTAGGGGCGTGCGCATCATTGGCTAAAACCCTTAATATAGGTGCAGATTTGGTGCTGAATACAGAGTTAGCACTAGGAGGAGATCTAGTGCTACATGGACTGGTTGCCATCACTCTTGGTTATGCAACGTACTGGGCAACGCCAAAGCAGTATCTTTTCATTCCTTTTTACAAGTTTCCCCCCCTGTTATACCTCATGTTGTGCTTAGTGGTTATTGACGAGGTTTCTCAAGCTTTCTTTCCACAGCGACAGTTTTCTGTTGAGGATATGGTAATCAATGTCATTGGTTTGCTGTTTGGTGCTTTTTGCTGTCGCTGTTGGTTCAAATTTCGCCAAAACTCGCTCTGA
- the aroG gene encoding 3-deoxy-7-phosphoheptulonate synthase AroG — MFQTDDVRIAKVKELLPPIAVLEKFPATETASSTTFRTRKAISNMLHDQDDRVLVIVGPCSIHDPEAALEYGKKLKELREELKEDLEVVMRVYFEKPRTTVGWKGLINDPYLNDTYRINDGLRIGRKLLLDLTDIGMPTASEFLDMITPQYVADLISWGAIGARTTESQVHRELSSGLSCPVGFKNGTDGNIKIAADAISSASASHNFLSVTKFGHSAIVQTAGNPDCHIILRGGKEPNYSAQHVGEIKQKLEQSGLPQKVMIDFSHANSSKQYQRQMVVCEDVAGQIAAGENAIFGVMIESHLVEGRQDLVDGKAPTYGQSITDACIGWEDTEKSLRQLAEAVRARRAAK; from the coding sequence ATGTTTCAGACAGATGATGTACGAATTGCAAAAGTAAAAGAGTTATTGCCACCCATTGCCGTTTTAGAGAAGTTTCCGGCGACAGAAACCGCTTCTTCAACCACGTTTCGCACGCGTAAAGCCATTTCCAATATGTTGCATGATCAAGATGACCGAGTGTTGGTTATCGTAGGTCCGTGTTCAATTCATGATCCGGAAGCAGCGTTAGAATACGGCAAAAAGCTAAAAGAGTTGCGTGAAGAGCTGAAAGAAGATCTTGAAGTCGTGATGCGTGTGTATTTTGAGAAACCACGTACAACGGTTGGTTGGAAAGGTCTGATTAATGACCCGTATCTAAATGACACGTACAGAATTAACGATGGTTTGCGTATTGGTCGTAAATTACTGCTTGATTTGACTGATATTGGCATGCCAACGGCGAGCGAGTTTCTTGACATGATCACACCGCAATATGTTGCAGATTTAATCAGTTGGGGAGCAATTGGTGCACGTACCACGGAATCTCAAGTTCATCGTGAATTGTCATCCGGTCTTTCTTGTCCTGTCGGTTTTAAAAACGGCACTGATGGAAACATTAAGATTGCCGCAGATGCGATTAGCTCAGCGAGCGCGTCGCATAACTTCCTATCAGTGACCAAGTTTGGCCACTCTGCGATTGTGCAAACTGCAGGTAACCCAGATTGCCACATTATTTTGCGTGGTGGTAAAGAGCCAAACTACAGTGCGCAGCACGTGGGTGAAATTAAGCAAAAGCTTGAACAATCGGGCTTACCGCAAAAAGTGATGATCGACTTCAGCCATGCGAACAGTTCAAAACAATACCAGCGCCAAATGGTGGTTTGTGAGGATGTCGCTGGTCAAATCGCTGCAGGTGAAAATGCGATTTTTGGTGTCATGATTGAATCTCATCTTGTTGAAGGTCGCCAAGACTTAGTTGATGGCAAAGCGCCAACCTATGGTCAGTCTATTACTGACGCGTGTATTGGTTGGGAAGATACCGAAAAATCACTGCGTCAATTAGCAGAAGCAGTGCGAGCGCGTCGCGCAGCAAAATAA
- a CDS encoding aldo/keto reductase, protein MVSKVIVGPQGPELSELIQGYWRLAEWNMSPQQRLTFLKQHIDLGITTVDHADIYGNYECETLFGEALKLDPSVRSQIEIVTKCDIKLCTDKFPARKVNYYDTSSAHIYESVNNSLSRLGVDQIDLLLIHRPDVLMDADEVAEAFAELHKVGKVKHFGVSNFTPAQFELLQDRVHKPLVTNQVEINPLNFDVAHDGTLDQMQLKRIRPMAWSCLGGGEIFKGTSEQSKRVREELELIRDEIGANSIDEVIYAWVRRLPSKPLPIIGSGKIERVETAINALNIELTREQWYRVWVASKGHGVP, encoded by the coding sequence ATGGTGTCTAAAGTGATTGTCGGTCCTCAAGGTCCGGAGTTGTCAGAGCTTATTCAAGGATACTGGCGACTGGCTGAATGGAACATGAGCCCGCAGCAACGCTTAACCTTTCTTAAGCAGCACATTGACTTAGGTATTACTACGGTCGACCACGCTGATATTTATGGAAATTACGAGTGTGAGACGCTGTTCGGTGAAGCATTAAAGCTGGATCCGTCAGTACGCAGCCAAATCGAGATTGTGACGAAGTGCGATATTAAGCTTTGCACAGATAAGTTTCCTGCGCGCAAAGTAAATTATTACGACACAAGCTCTGCTCATATTTATGAATCAGTGAATAACTCGTTAAGTCGCTTAGGTGTTGATCAAATTGATCTGTTGCTCATCCATCGCCCTGATGTATTAATGGATGCAGATGAGGTAGCTGAAGCGTTTGCTGAGCTACATAAGGTCGGTAAAGTGAAGCATTTTGGTGTGTCTAACTTTACGCCAGCACAGTTTGAATTGCTGCAAGATCGAGTGCACAAACCATTGGTGACAAACCAGGTAGAAATCAACCCACTTAATTTTGACGTTGCCCACGATGGTACGTTAGATCAAATGCAACTAAAGCGTATTCGCCCTATGGCTTGGTCATGTTTAGGTGGTGGTGAGATTTTCAAAGGAACGTCTGAGCAATCGAAACGAGTTCGTGAAGAGCTAGAGTTAATCCGTGATGAGATTGGTGCCAATTCAATTGATGAAGTGATTTACGCTTGGGTTCGTCGATTACCATCGAAGCCGTTGCCAATTATTGGTTCAGGCAAGATTGAACGTGTTGAAACAGCTATCAACGCACTAAATATCGAATTAACGCGCGAACAATGGTATCGCGTTTGGGTTGCGTCTAAAGGCCACGGTGTGCCATAG
- a CDS encoding EAL domain-containing protein encodes MRLPRYKLLGFTNLLPQMFKHLPNLVPVVFIFAVAFSFSILGNVYHTQHSVKRDGQQIINILERYIDREANELYLLNRQLSGNCSVEDKLALRAHTFNSKYIKEVGMYQGEYVRCTSNEGPTKIELPSDVIERLHQSDKGVTIAIDQSSSHLSTFFIYAATGDGIGLNALLPPERFTRLIAQFLDNRHYQFKLSIQDYQIGNLEPKQIPYLSPVTMRSAQYPIAIELLPTYGTFQYHYFKHVWQTILAASICALIYLIIGYQLLAKGSMEFSLMHAISNQEIELYLQPIVDQTTNTIVGSEALVRWNHPTQGQIAPDIFIPLAEKLGVIDSLTEKMLAMVAQFLETYPHYQETKYVSVNVSRISLIDDNFYLSLQQFAEMHPGFVDRILLEVTENIDFNQDQLDLALNNLRRIKNLGFQLAIDDFGTGYSGLNFIRMHPFQVMKIDQVFIKSLHSESSITPVLVSMIQLARELNMHVIAEGVETEQQLELLNKLGVHYIQGYYYSQPVKPDELIALTKEPSGTALEDLPAT; translated from the coding sequence ATGCGATTGCCTCGATACAAGTTGCTTGGATTTACCAATTTACTTCCCCAGATGTTTAAGCATCTGCCCAATCTCGTACCCGTCGTGTTTATCTTTGCCGTCGCATTTTCTTTTTCAATTCTAGGTAACGTCTACCATACTCAACATTCAGTGAAGCGCGACGGTCAACAGATCATCAACATTCTGGAGCGTTACATTGATCGCGAAGCAAATGAACTGTATCTACTGAATCGCCAATTAAGTGGAAATTGTTCTGTCGAAGATAAACTTGCCTTACGTGCTCACACCTTCAACTCAAAATACATTAAAGAAGTTGGTATGTACCAAGGTGAGTACGTTCGATGTACCAGTAATGAAGGGCCAACCAAGATTGAATTGCCGAGTGACGTGATCGAACGCCTCCATCAATCTGACAAAGGCGTTACCATTGCGATAGATCAATCGAGCAGTCACCTTTCAACCTTTTTTATCTACGCTGCAACCGGCGATGGCATTGGCTTAAATGCGTTACTGCCGCCAGAACGCTTCACTCGGCTCATCGCCCAGTTTTTGGATAATCGACACTATCAATTCAAACTATCGATACAGGATTATCAAATCGGTAATCTAGAGCCTAAGCAAATACCTTATCTTTCACCAGTTACGATGCGTTCGGCTCAATATCCTATTGCGATTGAGTTATTACCGACCTACGGCACGTTTCAATACCACTACTTCAAGCATGTTTGGCAAACCATTCTCGCCGCGTCAATTTGCGCATTGATTTATCTGATTATTGGTTATCAGCTATTGGCTAAGGGTTCGATGGAATTTAGCTTGATGCACGCCATAAGCAATCAAGAAATTGAGCTCTATTTGCAACCCATCGTTGATCAAACCACAAACACGATTGTTGGCAGTGAAGCATTAGTGCGCTGGAATCATCCCACTCAAGGGCAAATCGCTCCTGATATTTTTATTCCTTTAGCTGAAAAATTAGGGGTAATTGATTCTTTGACTGAAAAGATGCTCGCGATGGTTGCACAGTTTCTTGAAACGTATCCTCACTACCAAGAAACAAAATATGTGAGTGTCAATGTCAGTCGCATCTCGCTTATTGACGACAATTTCTATCTTTCATTGCAACAATTTGCCGAAATGCACCCTGGCTTTGTCGATAGAATACTATTGGAAGTCACTGAAAATATTGACTTTAACCAAGATCAACTTGATCTGGCGCTTAACAACCTACGACGTATTAAAAATCTTGGTTTTCAACTCGCCATTGACGATTTCGGCACGGGTTACTCCGGTTTGAACTTTATTCGAATGCATCCATTCCAAGTGATGAAAATCGATCAAGTCTTCATTAAGAGCCTACACAGCGAGTCGAGTATCACGCCTGTTTTAGTCTCGATGATTCAACTTGCTAGAGAATTAAATATGCACGTCATCGCTGAAGGTGTGGAAACTGAGCAACAACTTGAACTGCTTAATAAGCTTGGGGTTCATTACATTCAGGGCTATTACTATTCGCAGCCTGTAAAACCCGATGAACTTATTGCGTTAACGAAAGAACCATCTGGAACGGCATTAGAAGATTTACCCGCTACCTAA